ATTTGCTTGGCGCGTTGCGTGAAGGTTTTGCGCAAGATTTTGTCTTCAAGCGTTTTATGGCAGGGACATCGGCGACCATTGACAGCATAGTGATGATGTTGCTGCACAGCGATGTGCCGACCATCAGCCACTCCAGCGCGCAAAAAGTGGCTTTGCCCTCTTCAGCGGTGCTGCCTTACAAACGTGCAGGTTATCGTGTGGTGTTTATCTATGGTGGCAACAGCATGTGGCGCAACTTATCTAATTACCTGCCAGTGCAGGGGTTTGATCAAGTTTACGATGAAAATAGCATTAAAAATGTCTTTCCAGAGGCAGGTAAATACGCCGATACGTGGGGCGTGCCGGATGAATTCACTTTTAAGTTCGCCCGTAAGTTGTTAGATGAAGCGACACAGCCGACGCTGATCTACATTATGACGGTAACCAATCATTCGCCGTTTCGTGCGCCCGACTATTATCAGCCTAAACCAGTTCACGTTAGTGAACGGTTAGCTGCGCTGCTTGGCCCAATGGCGGATCAAGGTGAAAAGCTGTTACAAGCATACCAATATGCCAACGATGCATTAGGGCAATTTGTCCAAGGGATCAAGGCTTCTCCCCTTGCTGATAAGACCATCATCGCCGCCTCGGGTGATCATCGAGTACGCTATTTATCCACAGAACGTGAAGATGAGTTTGGCTTAACCTTTGGTGTGCCGTTTTATCTCTATGCTCCGCAATCGATCTTAACTCAGGTCGATTTCCACTACGATGCGAGTCGAATGGGTTCACACCGTGATATTTTCCCAACGCTTTACAGCTTAAGCCTTTCTGGGCAGAGCTATATTTCTTTGGGAGGCGAGAATCTGCTCTCCAGCCAGGAGGTGAGTAACATTGGCTTTAACGCATCGCGAGTGATCACTTCGCAAGGTGCGTACAGCACTGGTCAGCCAGACGTGTTGTATCCGTGGGCGGATGGTTTGCTGTCGCAGACAGAAACCCGTGTTAACCCAGATCCAGAATGGGCCAAAGAGTATCGTCAGTTGATGAATGCGTATTTGCGCTATCAGGTGACGCAAAAGTAGTGATGACGCCCATTGTGTTAAGCAATGGGATATTTTACTCGTTGACAGCGCTTGCGTTATTCAGACTTTCTTTTTCTGATGCAGTGCTTTTGCAACAATCTCAGGCACGAACTGAGTCACATCGCCGCCATGGATCGCCACTTCTCGCACGATAGTCGAGGAGATAAAGGCGTGCTCTTCCGAAGGGGTGAGAAACACGCTTTCTAGGCCGGGTAACAGACGACGGTACATATTGGTCAGGCCAAATTCATACTCGAAATCGACCGTAGTGCGCAAACCGCGGATGAGCACGTTGGCGTCGACGTCACGAGCAAAGTCGACCATCAGACCAGTAAATCCCTGTGTGGTGACATTGTCGAGATGGCTTGTGACCTGACGGGCAAAGTCCACTCGCTCGTCTAAGGTAAACATGGTGTTTTTACTTGGGCTGGCGGCCACCGCGATGATCACTTCGTCAAACATTTTTGCCGCCCGTTCCACCAGATCCAAATGGCCATTGGTGATAGGGTCAAATGTGCCTGGATAGATAACTCGAGAAATGCGTTTGAGATTCATAGTATGGCATCCGTTTGTTTTTATCCTCGCATAGTAGTCAAAAACTATTGCAAAACCAATGAAAATTACGTTAAGAGATCGAATGTAATATTTATTCTCCGTATTTGAAAGAGAGCGTAAAAGATATTTTGAGTTTTTTAATTATAGCGATAGCTTTTAAGTAGCCGCTGTTCCATCAGATCGTGTATAGTCTTTATGTTTATCATTGGTTAAGGTTTTTGTTATGTCTGAATCTATCATTATTCATATAAATATGGCTTCTGGTTTTGGTGGTGGTGAAGTACAAACTCTTAACCTGATTAAGAATGCCATAAATTATCGCCACTATGTATTTGCAAAGAAAGGTAAGCCATTTTATAACGAAATTAAAAAGTGTGGCTTATCAATTGTAAAATTTTTTGAAATGTTAAATATTGCTTTTAAGAATGATAAAGTAATATTGCATGCGCATGATGGTAGAGGTGTGCACATTGCTCGTTTGGTGTCAGCGTTAACCGGAAAGAAATATATAGTAACAAGAAGGGTAGATAAAAAAGTAAAAGGCTCTTTTTCTCTTTCTAGCTATCGTAAAGCCTCTGCGATTGTCGGTATTAGTCAAAAAGTTCTTAGTAATATTTGGGATTTAAATCTCAATCGATTTGTTATCCATGACAGTTTTTCAAGCTTCCCATGTTCAATTGAGGAAGAAGAGCAAATTAAGCGATTACCAGGCGATTTTTTAGTGGCACAAGTCGGCAGCCTGATCAAACTGAAAAATGTAGAGGCGACGATTGAAGCGGCTAAGATCGTCTCTTTGGTAAATCCTGATATTCACTTTGTGATAGTGGGTTCAGGGCCGGAACATCAAAATCTACTCGAGTCTGCAAAGGGGTTAGATAACATC
The Vibrio navarrensis DNA segment above includes these coding regions:
- a CDS encoding LTA synthase family protein translates to MGFQQQFRQLLRILLIVFLAALMLMSISRGCFLLLAADLARLPALSQDVWRAFYVGLRFDAKVIALAFAPLLLSGLVMAASHRLFCWWRKLLPSYVGLIFFLLTAFSIGNYYYYVTYGNYIDVFAFGLFDDDTHAVLVNAWQDYPILRSFFISVALAWLAYQGAAWLAARAKQWCGSARHWSVATLSVFATILVYVIVARGSLGTLPLKRYHANVSEYKVLNIITPNAFMALDWAKSDYKKQSKFEPISVEELQAQMLKVLGQPTPEYRTPENRYLAENPPHVVMALMEGMGSNVLIEDDAQNNDLLGALREGFAQDFVFKRFMAGTSATIDSIVMMLLHSDVPTISHSSAQKVALPSSAVLPYKRAGYRVVFIYGGNSMWRNLSNYLPVQGFDQVYDENSIKNVFPEAGKYADTWGVPDEFTFKFARKLLDEATQPTLIYIMTVTNHSPFRAPDYYQPKPVHVSERLAALLGPMADQGEKLLQAYQYANDALGQFVQGIKASPLADKTIIAASGDHRVRYLSTEREDEFGLTFGVPFYLYAPQSILTQVDFHYDASRMGSHRDIFPTLYSLSLSGQSYISLGGENLLSSQEVSNIGFNASRVITSQGAYSTGQPDVLYPWADGLLSQTETRVNPDPEWAKEYRQLMNAYLRYQVTQK
- the coaD gene encoding pantetheine-phosphate adenylyltransferase, coding for MNLKRISRVIYPGTFDPITNGHLDLVERAAKMFDEVIIAVAASPSKNTMFTLDERVDFARQVTSHLDNVTTQGFTGLMVDFARDVDANVLIRGLRTTVDFEYEFGLTNMYRRLLPGLESVFLTPSEEHAFISSTIVREVAIHGGDVTQFVPEIVAKALHQKKKV
- a CDS encoding glycosyltransferase family 4 protein — translated: MSESIIIHINMASGFGGGEVQTLNLIKNAINYRHYVFAKKGKPFYNEIKKCGLSIVKFFEMLNIAFKNDKVILHAHDGRGVHIARLVSALTGKKYIVTRRVDKKVKGSFSLSSYRKASAIVGISQKVLSNIWDLNLNRFVIHDSFSSFPCSIEEEEQIKRLPGDFLVAQVGSLIKLKNVEATIEAAKIVSLVNPDIHFVIVGSGPEHQNLLESAKGLDNITFWGFTPNMASIFKQTDVLIHPSRSEGLGSSILEAYQFDIPVITSDAGGIPEIVVDGETGYIIPNAEPKIMAHQLLHLYRNRDTFWQMKKNVSHYKMDFSVEKMAEQYEALYSRELDR